From Solanum stenotomum isolate F172 chromosome 2, ASM1918654v1, whole genome shotgun sequence:
CATTAGTTTTATTTCatgattattaaatttaaaatctaattaCCAACACTTGATGTACGTTTTAGAACTCATAAAGTTTAAATCCTAGATCCACTTCGATCCATATAAAATTGtgtagcaaaaataaaaaaagaagtggATAGCCTTTTAATAAAAGATTCTATACCTATATAGCGAACTAATCAAATTTATCATGTTGTCAATTCCATATACATTCTTAAATTTGAACCAAAAAGCTAGTAAATATTTTGGAACAAGAAATAGTAGGATTACTTATTAGTATTCACATTAAGTACACAACATCATCAGTTTCAACAACAGGACTGCAATTTCTATACACAAAAATGAGGCTTTTTCACATATGAAAACCATATTCAAAACTATTCAAATAGGCTTCCAATTGCAAAAAGCCAAAAATTAGGCTTCTGGCCCACAATGACTACAGTCCAGCCCAGGCCTCTAGACAAAAGCTAAAGCCCAAAAATCAAATGTCACCAATTGACTTCTATGAAGCAGCAAccaaaaattgttgaatttttccTCCAAATCTTTGTGATGACCAATTTAACTCATCACAATTCTCATCAACATTCCATAGTAATAAACCTTGTTTTTCCCTTTCAtatttcaccttctccatatcCATTTTCTTTTGACTTACCATTTCccaaaataaatcattttttcgtcgtataaacaattcattcaaCTTTTTCCTACATCCCTCTAGCTTTGACAAACACAATATCAACTCAGACAAATCAAGGTAACTCAATCTCGAAACTCGGCTCGATAACTCAACGAGTCGTATCAATATATGGTACTGCGTCGATCGATAATCCTCCGaaattaatatcataatttcATGGACTAAGTCAATTTTTTGACAATATTGTGACTCGGGCGCTTCACAAATTACCTCCACCAAACACACCAATGATTCCATTTCCGTAACGGAATTAgaaaaactaatattattacCCCTATGATTCTCAATTTTATCGAAATTTATCGATAATCTTGACGAAGGAGAAATATATGAACCCAATGTCCTAGACGTAATCATGTTACGTTCAAGGACATTAGCATACCATCGTACCCACGACGATAGTTGTCGCGTTTCAACGTCGAATTTATCGTAAAACCCCGAAAGATTTAACGAATTATGGCCACCGGAGGATGGAAAAAAGGATACATGATCTTTGTATAATAGTGAACCTTTAGCCATAAtgttatgaaaaatgaatagaCATTTTAAGGCAACGTACGGATTTTGGGTACTATGAAGGCGGTCCATGATCGCGTCGATACATGCGTAAATGGCGGGGAGGGAGTGGTCACCGGCGGAGATGATGGCGGCGATGCGGTGGTTCCGTGGTGGAGATGTGGAGGCGTGTGTGGTGGCGCGTATAACggtgacttggattgatgaaacgCCGCGTTTTGTTGATAAGTTGGCTTTGAGAAGGGAAGCTTTGTCTTTGAAAATACCGATAATGTCCCTGAGTATTCTTTTTTTGCTCATAGTTTTGGAGGTTTTTGGCCCCCTTTTTCAGGGGGTTTTTAGAgatagaaaaaatgaaattttgtggAAGAAATAGAGAAATGAATTAAGAAGAtggaaaaaaaatgtgtataaGACGTGTATATATAACAGCTTCTTGAAACGTTGTGAATTGCTTTAATTTGAAGTTTCAAAATTGTCGACACATATCCgtgtttgaaatttgaattaatatatAGTAAGAAAGTGACATatgactttttttatttaattaattaattatgaaaaggatgaatagttcaaaatgacaaataaaGATATCAAACCAACAAAACGTATAAATTATTAGAATATTTTAAACTTATACTCcctcttactttttttttggtttgtcgaaaaaaaaatatatttaatacttaatacgttttctcaattttaacatatttaatgataacTTTAACACCAGTAGATTTAATAAATCACCATTCATATCTTTCATTTAAgactataaaattaaaaaagtctcactttattttttaaatttcgcGTTCAGTCAAATTAAGATAATTGAGGTGATCAAATGTAGGAATATTATTTCTAAGCGATGTTGGCCTAATGTATACGtgtaaac
This genomic window contains:
- the LOC125856561 gene encoding putative clathrin assembly protein At4g40080; this translates as MSKKRILRDIIGIFKDKASLLKANLSTKRGVSSIQVTVIRATTHASTSPPRNHRIAAIISAGDHSLPAIYACIDAIMDRLHSTQNPYVALKCLFIFHNIMAKGSLLYKDHVSFFPSSGGHNSLNLSGFYDKFDVETRQLSSWVRWYANVLERNMITSRTLGSYISPSSRLSINFDKIENHRGNNISFSNSVTEMESLVCLVEVICEAPESQYCQKIDLVHEIMILISEDYRSTQYHILIRLVELSSRVSRLSYLDLSELILCLSKLEGCRKKLNELFIRRKNDLFWEMVSQKKMDMEKVKYEREKQGLLLWNVDENCDELNWSSQRFGGKIQQFLVAAS